A window of the Henckelia pumila isolate YLH828 chromosome 3, ASM3356847v2, whole genome shotgun sequence genome harbors these coding sequences:
- the LOC140892696 gene encoding 5-OH-xanthotoxin synthase-like, with protein sequence MVLLLALILPVLIFFFFKNPKNAAKPHNPPSPPGLPIIGNLYLFKLAKKYCPLMSMKLGKVQVLVVSSAKMAKEVLKTHDLAFCSRPPFLPWKKLTYGRLDIGFSPYNDSWRELRKICVLHLFSNKQVRYFRTIREAEVFRMIKAIAISSSSSTLGGENVINLSSIILEMTSTLICRIAFGMKPGEEESNKQRFDHLLVENEAMLGGFFVSDYLPWLSWVDKLSGMLSRLDKTFEEMDEFSQALIDKHLDSNYRDNMMNPNNILDLLIKLKEQRICSIDLTWNHIKAVLYDIFVAGTDTSAVVIVLAMTALMKTPNTMKKLKTEIREAIGKKGFANEDVVSRLPYLKSVVKETLRLYPPAPLLIPRETLAECIIEGYTIPPKTLVHINAWAIARDPEYWENADEFLPDRFLNCCVDVMGQDFEVIPFGAGRRGCPGILIGLATVELALANLVYFFDWELPQGFQNEDIDTEASPGVTMHKKFPLRLVPRKYVWGAGELLTIG encoded by the exons ATGGTTCTCCTTCTTGCCTTAATCTTGCCTGTtctcatctttttcttcttcaaaaacccaaaaaatgCAGCGAAACCGCATAATCCGCCATCTCCTCCGGGCCTTCCAATCATTGGAAACCTTTATCTATTCAAACTCGCCAAAAAATATTGTCCTCTCATGTCCATGAAGCTTGGAAAAGTTCAAGTTCTCGTAGTTTCTTCAGCGAAAATGGCGAAAGAAGTTCTAAAAACCCACGACCTCGCCTTCTGCAGCAGGCCACCTTTTCTTCCCTGGAAGAAACTAACCTATGGTAGATTGGATATAGGATTCTCCCCGTACAACGATTCTTGGAGGGAGTTAAGAAAGATCTGTGTTCTTCATCTATTTAGCAACAAACAGGTCCGTTACTTCAGGACCATTCGGGAAGCTGAAGTGTTTCGTATGATAAAAGCCATAGCAATTAGTTCTAGCTCATCGACATTAGGTGGAGAAAATGTCATCAATTTGAGTTCGATCATTCTTGAAATGACTAGTACATTGATATGTAGGATTGCATTTGGCATGAAACCAGGTGAAGAGGAATCAAATAAACAGAGATTCGACCATCTTCTGGTTGAAAATGAGGCTATGCTGGGTGGATTCTTTGTTTCGGATTATCTACCTTGGTTAAGTTGGGTGGACAAGCTATCGGGAATGTTATCGAGGCTGGATAAAACTTTCGAAGAAATGGATGAATTCAGTCAAGCGCTGATCGATAAGCATTTGGATTCAAATTACAGGGATAATATGATGAATCCCAACAATATTCTTGACTTGTTAATCAAACTTAAGGAACAGAGGATTTGTTCTATTGATTTGACATGGAATCATATCAAGGCTGTGCTCTAT GATATATTTGTTGCGGGAACCGATACCAGCGCAGTAGTAATCGTGTTGGCAATGACTGCCCTCATGAAAACTCCAAATACAATGAAGAAATTGAAAACTGAAATTAGAGAAGCCATTGGGAAAAAGGGTTTTGCAAATGAAGATGTTGTGTCTCGACTTCCATATCTCAAATCAGTGGTAAAGGAGACCCTGAGGTTGTACCCTCCGGCCCCACTTTTAATACCTAGAGAAACATTGGCAGAATGCATCATCGAAGGATACACAATCCCACCTAAAACTCTAGTCCACATTAATGCTTGGGCTATTGCAAGAGATCCAGAATATTGGGAAAACGCAGATGAATTCTTGCCGGATAGATTCTTGAACTGTTGTGTGGATGTGATGGGGCAAGATTTTGAGGTCATCCCTTTCGGCGCAGGAAGAAGGGGGTGCCCCGGAATATTGATAGGGCTTGCAACTGTGGAGCTTGCACTTGCCAATCTTGTTTACTTTTTCGACTGGGAGTTGCCTCAGGG